One window of Nocardioides dongkuii genomic DNA carries:
- a CDS encoding cytochrome P450, translated as MTATDVLPEGFDFTDPFLNESALPHDQFRLLRQQAPICWIEQAPGTYDGMSEESGTGYFAVTRHADVSAISKNSKAWSNAENGAIVRFSEGMPREQVEMQRVILLNQDAPEHTATRQIISRGFTPRSINELEDVMRERAAKIVQDAVARGTGNFVEEVAAELPLQAIADLIGVPQEDRRKLFDWSNQMLAADDPDYAGDPDVAAAEILGYAMGLAADRQVNPREDLITKLINAHKGERGLTDDEFGYFVILLTVAGNETTRNAITHGMDAFLDNPEQWELWKAERPATMIDEVVRWGTPVTVFQRTALEDVEIDGVTIRKGQRAAMFYASANFDEDVFEDPFRFDITRDPNPQLGFGGHGAHYCVGANLARQEIRLIFDALADHAPDISKLAAPVRLRHSWINGIKDLQVRYA; from the coding sequence GTGACCGCCACCGACGTCCTCCCCGAGGGGTTCGACTTCACCGACCCGTTCCTGAACGAGTCGGCGCTCCCGCACGACCAGTTCCGCCTGCTGCGCCAGCAGGCGCCGATCTGCTGGATCGAGCAGGCCCCCGGCACCTACGACGGGATGTCGGAGGAGTCCGGCACCGGCTACTTCGCCGTGACCCGGCACGCCGACGTCTCGGCGATCTCCAAGAACAGCAAGGCCTGGTCGAACGCCGAGAACGGCGCGATCGTCCGGTTCTCCGAGGGGATGCCGCGCGAGCAGGTCGAGATGCAGCGGGTGATCCTGCTCAACCAGGACGCCCCGGAGCACACCGCGACCCGCCAGATCATCTCCCGCGGCTTCACCCCGCGCTCGATCAACGAGCTCGAGGACGTGATGCGCGAGCGCGCCGCCAAGATCGTCCAGGACGCCGTCGCGCGCGGCACCGGGAACTTCGTCGAGGAGGTGGCCGCCGAGCTCCCGCTGCAGGCGATCGCCGACCTGATCGGCGTGCCCCAGGAGGACCGGCGCAAGCTCTTCGACTGGTCCAACCAGATGCTCGCCGCCGACGACCCGGACTACGCCGGCGACCCGGACGTGGCGGCCGCCGAGATCCTCGGCTACGCGATGGGGCTGGCCGCGGACCGGCAGGTCAACCCGCGCGAGGACCTGATCACCAAGCTGATCAACGCCCACAAGGGCGAGCGCGGCCTGACCGACGACGAGTTCGGCTACTTCGTCATCCTGCTGACCGTTGCCGGCAACGAGACCACCCGCAACGCGATCACGCACGGGATGGACGCCTTCCTCGACAACCCCGAGCAGTGGGAGCTGTGGAAGGCCGAGCGGCCCGCGACGATGATCGACGAGGTCGTCCGGTGGGGCACGCCGGTGACGGTCTTCCAGCGCACCGCGCTCGAGGACGTCGAGATCGACGGCGTGACCATCCGCAAGGGGCAGCGCGCCGCGATGTTCTACGCGAGCGCGAACTTCGACGAGGACGTCTTCGAGGACCCGTTCCGCTTCGACATCACCCGCGACCCCAACCCGCAGCTCGGGTTCGGCGGCCACGGGGCGCACTACTGCGTGGGCGCCAACCTCGCCCGCCAGGAGATCCGGCTGATCTTCGACGCGCTGGCCGACCACGCGCCGGACATCAGCAAGCTCGCGGCGCCGGTGCGGCTGCGGCACTCCTGGATCAACGGCATCAAGGACCTGCAGGTCCGGTACGCCTGA
- a CDS encoding cytochrome P450 yields MSTTASAPPELPIGFDPTDPDVMREGMPHDELLALRRTAPVSWVEQPASARGGFPDHAGYWALSRHADVAAVSKDNANFSTRQNGVIIRFAPEMTKEEREQTGFLLINHDAPEHTKLRQIVSRAFTPRAIGALHDGLKVRARAIVEEALASGEGNFVEQVAAELPLQAIADLLGVPQEDRGKLFEWSNQMMAYDDPEVEGDQQVAFMEILAYSMALADERRKNPADDIITRLVTADVDGQGLSDDEFGFFLILLAVAGNETTRNAITWGMHAFMHDPAQWQLYRDQRPATAVDEIIRWATPVTVFQRTAINDVNVGGVDVAAGDRVGLLYASANFDEDVFEDPFRFDILRDPNPHQAFGGHGAHYCIGANLARLEVGLIFDAIADLAPDIRPLGEPSRLRSGWLNGVKELRVAYR; encoded by the coding sequence GTGTCCACGACCGCCTCCGCTCCGCCTGAGCTGCCGATCGGGTTCGACCCGACCGACCCCGACGTGATGCGGGAGGGGATGCCGCACGACGAGCTGCTCGCGCTGCGTCGTACCGCGCCGGTGTCCTGGGTCGAGCAGCCCGCCTCGGCCCGCGGCGGCTTCCCGGACCACGCCGGCTACTGGGCGCTCAGCCGGCACGCCGACGTCGCCGCGGTGTCCAAGGACAACGCCAACTTCTCCACGCGCCAGAACGGCGTGATCATCCGGTTCGCCCCGGAGATGACCAAGGAGGAGCGCGAGCAGACCGGCTTCCTGCTCATCAACCACGACGCGCCCGAGCACACCAAGCTGCGCCAGATCGTCTCCCGCGCGTTCACGCCGCGGGCCATCGGTGCGCTGCACGACGGGCTGAAGGTCCGGGCCCGCGCGATCGTCGAGGAGGCGCTCGCCAGCGGCGAGGGCAACTTCGTCGAGCAGGTCGCCGCCGAGCTGCCGCTGCAGGCGATCGCCGACCTGCTCGGCGTGCCGCAGGAGGACCGCGGCAAGCTCTTCGAGTGGTCGAACCAGATGATGGCGTACGACGACCCGGAGGTGGAGGGTGACCAGCAGGTCGCCTTCATGGAGATCCTCGCCTACTCGATGGCGCTGGCCGACGAGCGCCGCAAGAACCCCGCCGACGACATCATCACCCGCCTGGTGACCGCGGACGTCGACGGCCAGGGCCTCAGCGACGACGAGTTCGGCTTCTTCCTGATCCTGCTCGCGGTGGCCGGCAACGAGACCACCCGGAACGCGATCACCTGGGGCATGCACGCCTTCATGCACGACCCCGCGCAGTGGCAGCTCTACCGCGACCAGCGCCCGGCCACCGCGGTGGACGAGATCATCCGCTGGGCGACGCCCGTGACGGTCTTCCAGCGCACCGCGATCAACGACGTGAACGTCGGCGGCGTCGACGTCGCCGCGGGCGACCGGGTGGGCCTGCTCTACGCCAGCGCCAACTTCGACGAGGACGTCTTCGAGGACCCGTTCCGCTTCGACATCCTGCGCGACCCCAACCCGCACCAGGCCTTCGGCGGGCACGGTGCGCACTACTGCATCGGTGCCAACCTCGCCCGGCTCGAGGTGGGGCTGATCTTCGACGCCATCGCCGACCTCGCGCCCGACATCCGGCCGCTCGGGGAGCCCAGCCGGCTGCGCAGCGGCTGGCTCAACGGCGTCAAGGAGCTCCGGGTCGCCTACCGGTGA